From the genome of Macrobrachium nipponense isolate FS-2020 chromosome 29, ASM1510439v2, whole genome shotgun sequence, one region includes:
- the LOC135205938 gene encoding agrin-like — translation MRLRRILAFLLLVMLVAATVEGKKKPNRIKGCQLNSKVYKPGKTVYKDKAHCLKLKCVREKARGKKAKYTLKAKKYRGCECFPLLCRGPRCTPPDVCPVCTEIWEPVCGSNNVTYRNECRFFGSIPPCGSDNASILYYGECGQCPAGCPKKIDPVCGSDGKTYNNECLMITEACETNTTISKASDGPCTVIKQSSGVGGECGNCPKIKKPVCGSNGVTYSNQCILEFAACKGENVTLAHTGECEGDASVIVQSQRKKCKYNGKKYKAGDIIEDMIEFCLTAICQPSRKAGQSKVEFVEFQGAMACECTSDRLRRHILRISGNEVIAGRLSLLPSNGSA, via the exons GTTGTCAGCTCAACAGCAAAGTCTACAAGCCAGGGAAAACTGTGTACAAGGACAAAGCTCACTGCCTGAAGTTAAAATGCGTCAGGGAGAAGGCCCGGGGGAAGAAGGCCAAGTACACGCTGAAGGCGAAGAAGTACCGCGGGTGTGAGTGCTTCC cactatTATGCCGAGGTCCACGCTGCACTCCACCTG atgtCTGTCCCGTTTGCACGGAAATCTGGGAGCCCGTCTGTGGCAGCAACAATGTGACTTACCGCAACGAGTGCAGATTTTTCGGGAGCATACCCCCTTGCGGCTCCGATAATGCATCGATTCTCTATTACGGCGAGTGTG gtcAGTGTCCTGCGGGATGTCCGAAAAAGATTGACCCCGTATGTGGTTCGGACGGGAAAACATATAACAACGAGTGTCTAATGATTACCGAAGCTTGTGAAACTAATACGACCATTTCCAAAGCATCCGACGGCCCATGTACAGTGATCAAGCAAAGTTCAG gagtcgGTGGGGAGTGTGGTAATTGCCCCAAGATAAAGAAACCAGTATGTGGATCTAACGGAGTCACTTACTCAAACCAGTGTATTTTAGAATTTGCTGCTTGTAAGGGGGAAAATGTCACTTTGGCGCACACTGGAGAATGTG AAGGTGATGCCAGCGTGAtagtccagtcccaaagaa AAAAGTGTAAGTACAACGGTAAGAAATACAAAGCCGGGGACATCATAGAAGACATGATCGAGTTCTGCCTGACGGCCATCTGCCAACCCTCCAGGAAGGCTGGACAGTCGAAGGTCGAGTTCGTGGAATTCCAGGGAGCAATGGCATGTGAATGTACAA GTGATCGCCTCCGAAGACACATACTCAGGATATCTGGAAATGAAGTTATTGCAGGGAGATTGTCTCTGCTGCCGTCTAACGGTTCTGCTTAA